From Zavarzinella sp., one genomic window encodes:
- a CDS encoding glycosyltransferase family 4 protein: protein MKLAVITNYDLHAMGGAEEYIDRLAMRWHQTGHQVTVFCRKPAPVPPTAPRPWQPEYPIQWIDRPWSTRFGLGKYVRLLKKFHQSSPIDLLLACDSYWPGFVAEQFHRKSHVPYVLCSQGSDIMDGSRFLKRTTTRKRIISALTHASGIACISSYMKARTEQLTTPQGVVRLIPNGWPDEWTSQTAVTPLISQPYLLCLGRMIESKGFQVVLDAYQKALPHTARWGLVLAGQGDYYSELVQRAIASGISVQQGNTWQQMPPPWIWFPSLITGTQKQSIVQHAEVGIIPSLRYEPQGIVTMEMLASSVPVIGSNIGGIPDIVHHEKNGWLFTPGSVKELSETLVKIASNSSIIPHVRENCFKSVKNYRWSMVADQYLAFFEEIWQQKKLFK, encoded by the coding sequence ATGAAGCTTGCTGTAATCACCAATTACGACCTTCACGCCATGGGTGGTGCGGAGGAATATATCGACCGTCTGGCGATGCGGTGGCACCAGACAGGTCACCAAGTAACCGTTTTTTGCCGCAAACCAGCACCCGTTCCGCCCACAGCACCTCGACCATGGCAGCCTGAGTACCCCATTCAGTGGATTGATCGACCGTGGTCTACACGATTTGGGCTGGGCAAATATGTTCGATTATTAAAGAAATTTCATCAATCTTCTCCCATTGATCTGTTGTTGGCCTGCGATAGCTACTGGCCAGGCTTTGTTGCGGAACAATTTCATCGCAAATCCCATGTCCCATACGTGCTTTGTTCCCAAGGCAGCGACATTATGGATGGCAGCCGGTTTTTGAAACGCACGACGACACGCAAACGGATTATCAGTGCGTTGACGCACGCCAGTGGGATTGCGTGCATCAGCAGTTACATGAAAGCACGCACAGAACAGTTAACCACCCCACAGGGAGTAGTGCGTCTAATCCCTAACGGCTGGCCTGATGAGTGGACCAGTCAAACTGCCGTAACTCCTTTGATTTCTCAACCTTACTTGCTTTGTCTGGGCAGGATGATTGAATCCAAAGGCTTTCAGGTGGTGCTGGATGCCTACCAAAAAGCATTGCCACATACCGCACGTTGGGGCCTGGTGCTTGCAGGTCAGGGCGATTACTACTCTGAGCTGGTGCAGCGTGCCATTGCGAGTGGCATTTCGGTACAACAGGGTAATACCTGGCAGCAGATGCCTCCACCCTGGATCTGGTTTCCAAGCCTCATCACGGGCACCCAGAAGCAGAGCATTGTACAGCACGCTGAAGTTGGGATTATCCCAAGCTTGCGTTACGAGCCTCAGGGAATTGTCACCATGGAAATGTTGGCCAGTTCCGTGCCCGTCATTGGGAGCAATATTGGTGGAATACCCGATATTGTGCACCACGAGAAAAACGGTTGGTTATTCACTCCAGGAAGTGTGAAAGAACTTTCAGAAACGCTGGTGAAAATTGCCAGCAACTCATCAATCATTCCCCATGTGCGGGAAAATTGTTTTAAATCAGTGAAAAATTATCGCTGGTCGATGGTGGCTGATCAGTATCTCGCATTTTTTGAAGAAATTTGGCAGCAGAAGAAATTATTTAAATGA
- a CDS encoding HesA/MoeB/ThiF family protein, whose translation MDQQLPNLTPEDHAIYEWQMWVDGFGELGQQRLKGATVLVSRIGGLGGVVAWELAAAGVGKLLLAHAGNIKPSDLNRQLLMNYEAIGKSRVETANNSLKEFNPAIEIEAIPENINSGNAHKLVEQVDLAVGCAPLFEERLALNHACVELRKPLVDCAMYELTFQVTTIQPGQTACLACRVPAPPPEWKRQFPVIGAVSGIAGCIGATEAIKLITKIGDPLYNKLLMGDCRTNRFQQIQLQKNPTCPVCGQLQESSISES comes from the coding sequence TTGGATCAGCAATTACCGAATCTAACTCCGGAAGATCACGCCATTTACGAATGGCAAATGTGGGTGGATGGCTTTGGCGAACTGGGCCAACAGCGTTTGAAAGGTGCCACGGTACTTGTCAGCCGAATCGGTGGTCTAGGTGGGGTGGTTGCATGGGAATTGGCTGCAGCGGGCGTGGGCAAATTACTTCTTGCCCACGCGGGGAATATCAAACCCAGCGATCTGAATCGCCAATTGTTAATGAACTACGAAGCGATAGGTAAATCTAGAGTTGAAACGGCCAATAATAGCTTAAAGGAATTTAATCCTGCGATCGAAATTGAGGCAATTCCTGAAAACATCAATTCTGGCAACGCCCACAAACTTGTGGAACAGGTCGATCTGGCAGTGGGTTGTGCCCCACTTTTTGAAGAGCGTTTAGCACTGAACCATGCGTGCGTCGAACTTCGCAAACCACTGGTGGATTGTGCTATGTACGAACTAACCTTTCAGGTAACCACGATTCAACCTGGACAGACAGCTTGCCTTGCCTGTCGGGTGCCTGCTCCCCCACCTGAATGGAAGCGCCAATTCCCGGTAATCGGTGCGGTTTCTGGAATCGCAGGGTGCATTGGTGCCACCGAGGCAATCAAACTGATTACAAAAATAGGAGATCCCTTATATAACAAATTGTTGATGGGCGATTGTCGCACCAATCGCTTTCAACAAATACAACTGCAAAAGAACCCCACCTGCCCTGTCTGTGGGCAGTTGCAGGAAAGCTCAATTTCAGAATCATGA
- the queG gene encoding tRNA epoxyqueuosine(34) reductase QueG, which yields MTASLVIELKQVAKSLGFQLAGVAKAEPADHFERYLQWLEAGCAGEMTYLHKNAAAREHPRAVLLEVRSVVMLGITYGGDSPAGTLPKIARYAQTPDYHQVLWEKLNQLGAWLTARIPESTQRGVTDSAPLLERNFAQRAGLGWIGKNSMLIHKQLGSFLMLGALLTSVEFPADVPHTTSHCGTCTACIDHCPTSAIEAPGWLNATKCISYWTIEYRGRIPLETRTHLGEWLFGCDICQDVCPWNRHLETNPVGLTGEPLFQVLDPIELLQMDETTFRKRYRHAAFSRTKWEGILRNAAIFCGNQKLISAKHALEVAANYENVVISEAARWALDQFH from the coding sequence ATGACTGCCTCTCTTGTTATTGAACTGAAACAAGTTGCTAAATCACTGGGTTTTCAGTTGGCAGGTGTTGCCAAAGCAGAACCTGCAGATCATTTCGAGCGTTACTTACAGTGGCTGGAGGCTGGCTGTGCTGGGGAAATGACTTACCTGCACAAGAATGCGGCTGCCAGAGAGCATCCCAGGGCGGTGCTGCTGGAAGTTCGCTCGGTAGTGATGCTGGGAATAACCTACGGTGGGGATTCACCTGCAGGCACTTTGCCAAAAATTGCCCGGTACGCACAGACCCCCGATTACCACCAGGTGCTTTGGGAAAAACTGAACCAACTTGGTGCATGGTTAACCGCTCGTATACCAGAAAGCACCCAACGCGGGGTAACGGACTCTGCGCCACTGCTGGAACGCAACTTTGCCCAGCGTGCCGGATTGGGTTGGATTGGTAAAAACAGCATGCTCATCCACAAACAGCTTGGCAGTTTTTTGATGCTGGGTGCGTTGCTGACTTCAGTTGAATTCCCTGCCGATGTACCGCACACTACTTCCCACTGTGGAACCTGTACTGCGTGCATCGATCACTGTCCCACATCGGCCATTGAAGCACCTGGCTGGTTAAATGCGACGAAGTGCATTAGCTATTGGACCATTGAATACCGCGGCAGGATCCCATTGGAAACCCGCACCCACCTTGGAGAATGGCTGTTTGGGTGCGATATCTGCCAGGATGTTTGCCCCTGGAATCGCCATTTAGAAACAAACCCCGTGGGCTTGACTGGTGAACCGCTCTTCCAGGTGCTGGATCCCATCGAATTACTGCAAATGGATGAGACAACTTTCCGGAAACGTTATCGCCACGCGGCATTTTCCAGAACCAAGTGGGAGGGAATTCTGAGAAATGCTGCGATTTTCTGCGGAAATCAGAAATTAATCTCTGCGAAACACGCGCTGGAAGTGGCCGCAAATTATGAAAATGTTGTCATCAGTGAAGCAGCCAGGTGGGCACTGGATCAGTTTCATTAA